Proteins co-encoded in one Thermodesulfovibrionales bacterium genomic window:
- a CDS encoding monovalent cation:proton antiporter-2 (CPA2) family protein encodes MEFLKLIVIIFGVSLLVVMLFHRLRLPSIIGFLISGIIIGPHGIGIIKDTHAIETLAEIGVILLLFTVGIEFSLEKLLRMKKVVLGAGLIQVVSAILLSSLLSYAVGLSLKTSLLFGALISLSSTAIVLKLFSDRAELDTPHGRLGTGILIFQDLCVVPFMLFIPLLSGEEVRITEIFIKLSKAVFIILMVLLSARWLVPFILYQIVKTKSRELFITSIIVICLGIAFITSRFGLSFALGAFIAGLIISESEYSHQATADILPFKESFMALFFISIGMLMDMEVLSGNCLNIALTILFIIILKIITTTGAGIIIGKPLRTSIITGLALFQVGEFSFVLANQARALNLMSFEFYQIFLSSAVITMLLTPFTIIFAPALSGFLTGSNIIRRALRIKKFSESEGYPRKKHDHVVIIGFGLNGRNLARVLREAGIPYVILDMNIDTVMEMKKRGEPIYYGDGTSKEILEKLGVKRAKILVIAISDPVSTRAIVSIARQENPSLFIIVRTRYVIEVDELKKLGADEVIPEEFETSIEIFSRVLHKYNVPRNVIFEFIEGIRRDSYSALRKVELPQRHLAERVDILKIIETETFLIKDTSPAKGHSIKELNLRAQTGASIIAIQRGDEIFQNPSPDFVLQDGDIVLLIGKRSDIEKAIEYLDSGSFVISKYH; translated from the coding sequence ATGGAATTTCTTAAATTAATAGTCATAATCTTTGGTGTATCCCTTCTGGTTGTGATGCTTTTTCATAGGTTGAGACTTCCTTCAATTATTGGATTTTTAATATCTGGCATAATAATCGGACCCCATGGTATTGGAATTATAAAAGATACTCACGCAATTGAGACCCTGGCAGAGATTGGCGTTATTCTTCTCCTCTTTACTGTTGGTATAGAATTTTCTCTTGAAAAACTTCTTAGAATGAAAAAGGTTGTCCTGGGTGCCGGTCTAATCCAGGTGGTATCTGCTATTCTGCTGAGTTCCTTACTTTCCTATGCTGTTGGTTTAAGCCTGAAAACCTCCCTTCTTTTCGGAGCACTTATATCCCTCAGCAGCACAGCCATTGTTCTTAAGTTATTCTCTGACAGGGCAGAGCTTGACACACCACATGGAAGACTGGGTACAGGCATTCTTATTTTTCAGGACCTCTGTGTTGTCCCTTTCATGCTTTTTATACCCCTGCTTTCAGGTGAAGAGGTTAGAATTACAGAAATATTCATAAAGCTCTCCAAAGCAGTTTTTATTATATTAATGGTTCTTCTCAGTGCAAGATGGCTTGTGCCTTTCATACTTTATCAGATAGTAAAAACAAAGAGCAGAGAACTTTTTATTACATCCATTATAGTTATCTGTCTGGGTATAGCCTTTATTACATCAAGATTCGGTCTTTCTTTTGCCCTTGGAGCCTTTATTGCGGGCCTCATAATATCTGAATCAGAATATTCCCATCAGGCTACAGCTGATATACTGCCATTTAAGGAAAGCTTCATGGCATTATTTTTTATATCTATTGGAATGCTTATGGATATGGAAGTCCTTTCAGGAAATTGCCTTAATATAGCCCTGACAATCCTCTTTATAATAATCCTGAAAATCATTACCACTACAGGTGCTGGTATTATTATTGGTAAACCTTTAAGAACCTCTATTATTACTGGACTTGCACTTTTCCAGGTAGGAGAGTTTTCCTTTGTTCTTGCAAATCAGGCAAGGGCTCTTAATCTTATGTCCTTTGAGTTTTATCAGATATTTTTGTCATCTGCTGTGATTACCATGTTATTAACTCCCTTTACGATAATCTTTGCACCCGCCCTGTCTGGATTTTTAACAGGAAGTAATATTATCAGACGTGCCTTGAGGATAAAAAAATTTTCAGAGTCAGAGGGTTATCCAAGAAAAAAGCACGACCATGTAGTAATAATCGGTTTTGGACTTAACGGAAGGAATCTTGCGAGGGTTCTGAGGGAAGCCGGGATTCCTTATGTGATACTGGATATGAATATTGATACAGTTATGGAGATGAAAAAGAGAGGTGAGCCTATATATTATGGTGATGGAACATCAAAGGAGATTTTAGAAAAACTCGGTGTAAAAAGAGCGAAAATCCTTGTTATAGCCATATCCGATCCTGTATCCACGAGGGCTATAGTTTCGATAGCAAGACAGGAAAATCCATCACTATTTATAATTGTAAGGACAAGGTATGTTATAGAGGTTGATGAATTAAAGAAGCTCGGTGCTGATGAAGTAATACCTGAAGAGTTTGAGACATCCATTGAAATATTTTCAAGGGTACTCCATAAATATAATGTTCCGAGAAACGTTATCTTTGAATTCATTGAAGGAATAAGGCGGGACAGTTACAGTGCCTTGAGAAAAGTTGAGCTTCCACAGAGGCATCTTGCTGAAAGGGTTGATATTTTAAAAATAATAGAGACCGAGACCTTTCTAATTAAGGACACATCTCCTGCAAAGGGACATTCCATAAAGGAACTGAATCTCAGAGCACAGACAGGTGCCTCTATAATAGCAATTCAGAGAGGTGATGAGATATTTCAGAATCCATCACCTGATTTTGTGCTTCAGGACGGAGATATTGTACTTCTTATTGGAAAAAGGTCTGATATAGAGAAGGCAATAGAGTATTTAGATTCAGGAAGTTTTGTTATATCAAAATATCATTGA